The DNA region ACAGAGGTTTTGTTCAAAATATATGCAAATGACCCAAGTGTATTGTTGAACGCAGGTCAAGACGTCCTGCGCCTGTTCCGACGGCAACCCCCAGGATGGACTCCCCCATGCCTGTCATCCCCCACCAAAAGGTATatttattatgaaaatatttcaatgtgtATCGTAGTGATGTGGAAAAACATTTTGATTTACTTTTTTCACTTTACTCTTAATTTTTCAATTCACAAAATGTttgtactctttttttttttttttaattgttactttattctgttacttttcactattattttactttattcttttattttactgctttacatattatatttttattttcttttttttttaattttttgctttaTTCTTAGtttagctttttttcttttcgatACTTGTATTTCTTAAGCGGTATTAACTgaagatgaattaattttttgtgaatgcaaaaaaaaaaaaaaaaaaaaagctaaaaacgCAGTTTTCTGCTACGGCCACAGGAGGGCGCGGCTTTTCTGATTAACCCCTTTGTGAGCAAAGGTCAAACGTACAGTGGGGTTAGAGTTCGAGTAATTGAGATTAGGGTCACTCTAGGAAACCGATGATGACATCTGGAAGTTGTCTGTCGCCACGGCAACCTTCGTTGGTAAGTCAGGTGTCGGGCGCACGTGTCGCCGACGCCTGACTGGACGATGCCAGAGCAGCTGTCGGCGGGCGGAATGTTCAGGGCCTGTCACACATCATCATTTTCACTTGCAGATAGGGTGTCCctgtacgtgtgtgtgtgtgttatggcTCCACGTATGACATCAGTAGATCAGGTGGTGTGTATTGCTGCAGGTATTTGAAGCTATTCTAAGCTTTTTATGCCCCCCCCCATCCGTTTGTGTCATGTGATTGAGACCCCCCTGCGCTTGTCACTCACTTCAGGGATACTGGCGGGTGAAATGGGGAGGGgtgacgatgatgatgacaatgacaatgatgGAGGAGGAGGATTACAGTGTAGTGGATAGTTTCCGAGCAGCGTACATTGGCCCATTGTTGTCTCTCATTTCTCTTTATTTGTGTGCGTTGTAGGTCATCGCCAACACACCAGCCAAGTCAGTATACAGTCACAACATGACTGCACGTGCATGAAGTGTGCAGTGCGAGTGAGCCTTGAAGTGATTATGAggaaaaatttcaaacccggatTGAGAATGTGACACTAGTGTTTGTATGTGTCATGTTATCAGAGAACTAATGTTATCAGAACTAATGTTGAAGCAATGTCTAGAaaacgaagttttttttttgttttgtttttttcagtcattcattcattttcagagccgcatatcctcacgagggtcgcggctgTGCTGGAGAAAATTTTCTTTCTAATGCAGtgttgcaaaaaaaatatttttcaattctATAAAAATCCATATATATAGATTATgttctttaaagggaaccaaggatagaaagacttgtcgttcttaaaagataaactttagtatgagttaaaataatttgatattcaaaaaCCCCTTTTGAtcctttcatttttatacaatttgtaaaattagtttaactagtaggtcgccatttgtTGCTGACGTCGGAGGGCGGTAAAGTCACTAGACTacactgccgggcttccagagtatgactagcAAAATAAACATGTGATCTTTTTAGCCCTTTGGCTTTGAACCCaaaatgaatattaatgagcatgacagcacagtcgatatttcacaaaacgagcagcaaaagcaaaatgaacaggaaagatgggatgaaacgggacgagagtaggaaaaaaacttctgccaaaatatgcaaCACTGGGCAAACCTcctacaaatggtaaatttgacacccaaagtactaccgtgcgctttcaccttgttttgtttagatgcatacgggcagaacatactaaagatgccttaagaaaatacttaaacgtagtaatatcaaatgtgGTTTAAAcaggctacgtgactaatgtggtcaacagatcaataatctgctttaaagctatcaCAAGATGACACAAtgtttaaaagtatgagagggaaccaCGTATATACCATGTACGTAACCAAGtactttgaggcaatgaaaaggtaataaaagattcaataaaaatacaaatagtaagtactcaccgcttttaaccttttaaatgtgcgcatgcgttggACTTCTCGCTGCATAAAAAAACCACGGCAAGCAATAACAGGATCgagaatacaaactgtcaaatggtagcaagtcaatatctcggcaatctgcctaggatcggttaaaaaacactgctgatgagcaggaattggatgcaggtatgacgacgggaactcatcccacaactctaacaaaacaatctgaccaacaACGGAatatgacaaaatcatgccagtcattatactagcttcgcttgctagctagcacagctattctcccagtccaggccaactacatcatcaccccgagcgtccattgctcgCATAAAAAatggcgccctccataggtcaaaatatgaactaaatattatagatttttaaatcaattgcaatattttatgtgtttctaataacatattttagtaaaagagaacaattgtggcttattagaggcaacaagtctttaagtccgaggttaacattaaaagaaaaaaagcgaaTTGATatggtgacaaaaaaaaaaaaaactttctttaGCTACATGGTTTGTATTAGAAGCGAAATGAAGTCTAAttgtatattcatttttttaattaaaaaaaaatcttccttgAAAACAAAACTCCCCTAaatagaaactttttttttccttttaaaactAGTCTGATGTTATTTTGAGCTTCACATGGTAGCACTGACACTAGTAACTAATCATGCATGATCACCCACACGAACACACCAAATATCGGCGCCACACAAAGTTCATGTTTGGATTTCACAGCGTGGAGTACACGCCTAGCTTCAACCCCATAGCCCTGAAGGACTCAGCCCTGTCCACCCACAAGCCCATCGAAGTGCGCGGCCCCGGCGGCAAGGCCACTATCGTGCACGCGCAGTACAACACGCCCATCAGCATGTACTCGCAGGACGCCATCATGGACGCCATCGCCGGCCAGTCGCAGGCCAAAGGTCACGAGGGGTGAGGCCAGAACGTTCGCGCCGTTTCGCGTGGCCCACATTGCTCTCGCTCATTCCATCTTCCATCCCTCCCTCCTCATCCTCATCCGCTTGCCGGCAACCTCAGAGAGGAGGCGGGCTCCCCTTTGGCGTGAGTACTGGCCCGCATCATTCCCGCGCTTCCCGTCTCCTCGAATACAATTCCAgactttagcatttatttcctaCTCTCGCTAGTGATATTTATTGGGCCCGTTGTGTATTTTACCACAGTGCGGTACTGCCTATGAAGGACCCGGTGGTGGATTGCGCCTCGCCCGTTTATCAGGCGGTCATCCGGCCCAGCGACAACGCCCTAGACTTGTCTGAGTGGGCCCGCCGTGCCGCCAACCTGCAGTCAAAGAGCTTCAGAATGCTGGCCCACATCACCGGAACTGAATACAGTCAGTGACTACACACAACAAACCACGCACATtttcagtgccctccataattagtggcacccctgaaaaagatgtgttttttagcttctaatatatttttttaattcaaataatatgggaccttaatggaaaaaaagagaaaaatccaaccttcaatacaagtgcaaaaaaaagaaaatcacattgtttgatttttaaagaatttatttgcaaatcttggtgtaaaataagtatttggtcaataccaaaagttcatctcaatactttgttatgtaccctttgttcaaCCATCTTGGTCtaccacaaaaatacacacggtcccaggcttcaactgggaccatgtgctttggtcagagaccaagattgagctttttggcaacaaacactctaagtgggtctggcgtgccacgaaagatgcgcatgctgaaaagcacctcatacccactgtgaagtatgggggtgggtcagtgatgctgtctcgcttccaaaggccctgggaaccttgttagagtgcatggcatcatgaatgctttgaaataccaggacattttaaatcaaaatctgttgccatctgcccgaaagctgaagttgggtcatcactgggtctttcagaaagacaatgaccctaaacatatggccaaatctacacagaaatggttcaccagacacaaaatcaagctcctcccatggccatctcagtccccagaccttgttttgttggcaaaagggggttgtacaaagtattaacaccaggggtgctaataattgtgacacacattatttgatgtcaaataattttttctttatgtgggattttttccccactgtatgaatgcactggtattgaaggttggatttttctctttttttccattaagatcccatattatttgaattaaaaaaaatattagaaggtaaaaaacatctttttcaggggtgccaataattatggagggcgctGTATATCTGTAAATCCTTCTCCGCCATCGACGGCagtagatgtctaatccattttggctgggaggggctggcagcaaatgatcacCAGTTATAGAAATTCTGACTAGGGATAtccccgatccaatcacgtaACTGCAAATCGGGACAAttgcaccatttttcagaggatcggaatcaggtgaaaagcattaggtttttaatttttttttcaaatatacatatttttaaaaaaagggatAAAAACTAACAAAATAAAACTGAGGAAACAAATATACACTCGCGAAAAAAgcggaagtactgtaaacagtacagtaccattgaacttttgttcaaatgcaaacaaagcttctttttttttttccctcaatatCGCATCAGGACTCGTTATCGGCAGATTCTTTGAATCAGGTGACTCCGATtcgagtgcaaaaatatgcgatttgGACATGCCCAATTCTTATTTAACAGGCTGAACTTAGCGTTTACTTCTAAAAATGAGTCAACTCATTTGAATGAATGTACGgtaattttcgtactataagctgctacttttttccctcaatttgaatcctgcagcttacagtccagtgtggcttattagttgatttattatttaataaaacactttatttgagcaGCGTCATTAGAGTGccctaagaccgtcataattatgacatgacactatcatgggcattaataaattaatgaattaaGTGTTATTTGGCAAATtacgtcactaactccattcatgtcctgctcggatcttttacattcattcaatgagatcatttgccggatgacacaaaatgatatctgtcataagcattgattAATAACCATACTGTAgcggtgtcatgtcatacttatgatggtcttatgacattcttatggcaccactgtcaaataaaatgtcaccaaataccataactagccattaatgaaacaactggatcagtaactgaagaaataattggcacaggacatgaattttgattgtcatttacatctgtagcgctgcaatgcacgctaggaggcatgttgtacggcaacaatgttgacagcaggtggaagcagaggttaactgtctacctcaagggagcagtgatggccaaatgtagCTTCTTTAAGCAAtgacgctttgcagccaattggttcaaagcttcaattggtcttttgacagtcttatgatgccgctgtcaaataaagtgttaccagttaatatcttttggtgcacataccccataatacagtgaggacagctgcggcttatagtccagtgcggcttatctatgaacaatgccgtttttgtgtcaaatttggtgggtggcgggcaccggcggcttatactcaggtgcgccttatagccagaaaattacggtatttcatTACCGTAGTTCCAATGGAATAACATCCAATGCCCTCAATGACAGCTAATGAGTTAGGATGCAGTTATCTCTGCGTTTCAAACTTTCTTCCAAAGTTTTCGGGGGTGAAATATTAtgaacaaaattaaattttattagaATCAGAAAAGTCACGCTTACTAGAAATTTAAATGAAATCACCTAGTCATTTtctatttttctgtattttaGTGTTAATTTCTAATCTGCTCGTTAaggacacttaaaaaaaaaaatctcaactgTATGTCATGCCCTCTTCAAAATAAGgctgtgacaatatatcaaaaacGAGATATATCGTGAGActcgatacattttttaaaatgtgtcactgtttaaagaaaggggaaaaaaaatcttccattGCAATAGTGTCTACGCAAGATTGgaagtctagcgccgtcaatggcactgaaaccggaGCATTTACAGCACGTCAGTCAGtttacaggtcgcttcctgttaatcttagggcaggggtccccaaccttttttgcaccagggaccggtgttatttgggtctttttttccacggaccggtgttctgacaaattttgcaacccatcaaaaattgcaacggtgcggttctgcgcatgtgcGTAACGTTAaatatagccgcaaaatgcgcaaatgcagcgattccaaagtaaacactacaaactttcttgaaagaaaggaatattaacttacgtttgatcatggaaggacttgtagaaaagttctcctcagatacatcctgccatgtaagctgcacacaacaacttcacaccgctctcgccattaacgacttcgccttgtcgttaaacattaattaagaagcccgcttcacaaagatacgatgtcagAAATTGtaacaaggttttcaatgctcttgcagcgatgtcaggatattccagaatgactttaatccagaacctcagtaGAGTTGttatctcaaatgtacgtttaataaggtcgccgtcagttgcgatctctacaacttGATCttactgttgcacagacatgctcgaatcactcagtttattcacaaacgggtcacgaatccactccttcgcagtttgtgggtcttcgaggttgtaggctagtcaggtgcccttttcgccgtaaaaatatctccgaaGACAtcagttttccagtcatcttcgctcgtgtgggggctaattatttccgggaacaaatgtgctgcgcccgcggcctagcaatacgttattatggaggacaagcgcacatagatacaggactgtctcaggaaattagaatattgtgataaagttctttactctctgtaatgcaattaaaaaaacaaaaatgtcatacattctggattcattacacatcaactgaactatttcaagccttttattatttgaatattgctgattttggcttacagcttaagaaacctcaaaaatcctatatcaaaaaattagaatacttcctcagaccaagtaaaaaaataattttataacagcaaaactaaatcaaacatttgaaaatgtccattgatgcactcagtacttggttgggaatccttttgcacggattactgcatcaatccggcgtggcatggaggcaatcagcctgtggcattgctgaggtgttattgatgcccaggatgcttcgatagcggccttcagctcatttgcatttgtaggtctggtgtctttcatcttcttcttaactataccccacaaattctcgatggggttcaggtcaggggaattagcaggccaatcaaggacagtgatgccatggtcagtgcaccagttactggtggttttggcactgtgggcaggtgccagatcatgctggaaaatgaaatcctcatctccatagagcttttcagcagatggaagcatgtagtgctctaaaatctcttggtacacagttgcatttactctggacttgatgaaacacagtggaccaacaccagcagctgacatggctccccaaaccattgctgactgtgggaacttcacactggatttcaagcaacttggattttgctcctctccagcctttctccagactctggcgccttgacttccaaatgaaatgcaaaacttgctttcgtctgaaaagaggactttggaccactctgcaactgtccagtgcttcttctccatagcccaagtcagacgcttcttccgttgtcttgagttcagaagtggcttgaccatgggaatacggctattgtagctcatttcccggacacgtctgtgaactgtggcttttgatacctggactccagcttcagcccactgtctttgaagctcccccaaattctggaagcggctcttcttcacaattttgttaaggctgcggtcatctctcttggttgtgcagcgtttccggccacatttttcccttccaacagactttttgtggatatgctttgaaactgcactctgtgaacagcctgctctttgagaaatttctttttgtgtcttaccctcctgatggagggtatcaatgatggtcctctggacagcagtcagatcagcagtcttccccatacttgtgatttagtttactgaaccaagctgagtgtttttaaggctcaggaaaccctcgcaggtgtttcgagttaattagatgattcaggtgattagttgaatagcctacttgtatactttttcatgatattctaatattttgagataggatttttgagttttcttaagctgtaagccaaattcagcaatattaaaataataaaaggcttgaaatagttcagttgatgtgtaatgaatccagaatgtatgagatttttgtttttttaattgcattacagaaagtaaagaactttatcacaatattctaattatctgagacagtcctgtatattatatacacagacaagatgtactgctagcagtccaatcaatggatttctatgacaacattctaatctatcccgtagtattatatctagagtagacagggatattggtgtgttaagcaggggcacagggttaattctgccagaatgcggtcgttattaaattatttatttatttctgtgcggcccggtagcaaatgcgccacggaccggtatcggtccgcggcccggcagatggggacccctgtcttagggcatttacaggttacttcctgttgattttgagtcacttcctatttatttaagGAGATTCTTGAGTCACATCTTGTTCaataacctaaaatcaacaggaagtgacccataaataccTCAAAAggacctggcattggctgccactgacggccatagacgaccaatccgtttgaagtgggagggatagtAGCgaatgccatccctcccacttcaaacggattagacgtctgctagtgataaactctttccaattcacagcaaagggatgaaaatagcttgtttttctctttattagctGTATTgtacaatgatttcctgacgcATGTATTGCTAActgttgtatcgctatatcgtgagatcattacTGCCGTGAgcattgtatcgcaaatcatatcgtgaGATACGCAGAGGTTCTCATTTCTTACCCCTACTTCACAACTCCTTTTTGTCTCTCTATCAAGTGCAAGACCCGGATGAAGAAGCTCTGCAGAAGTCAAGGTACGTTCTACTTTCAGGCCTTCCTGCATCGAAGCCGAAGTAATCTTGTGTTTGTCCGAAACGCCGCAGAGAGAAGTTCGAGTCGGAAATGAAAGGTCCTCGCTTCGCCAAGCTGAGGAAATGGCACCACGGATTGTCCGCACAGATCCTCAACGTCCAACAGTAAAGTCAAGCAAGGACGGACGCACACACGCAAGCAAAGAAGGAAGGAAGGGGACATGGAGCAATATCAAAACAAGAAATAAATTCATAAGCAAGCAGATAAGGAATGTGAGATAGCGTAGCTATGAGAATGTGTTCGACTAACAGTTAGTGGGACAATGCCTcactatatacacacatatacatatttatatatgcGTGCGTACAGtaggtacagtatatgtatgaGTTCTGCGTGTCGTGTCTGCAGCTTAGATCTTCGTATTGTGTTTCCTCTGTGCTCGAGTTACATAAGTGTACAAAAATAACACGCATATGTTTAgaaaacacacatgcacacacacatgcacacatagtATGTAAAAATGCACTCAAAATACACTCATGTCAATGTGAATAAAATGTTTTCCTAAAACGAAATGGTCGCGTTGTGGCAACATGAATATAGTTTGGGATAATACAGCAAGATTAGGATTAATGATTGCAATATATTCTACATCGGTGTTTTTCGAGCTTttttgagtcacggcacgtttttacattggaaaaaaaatcttgcggcacacaacaaaccaaaaatgttccaaaattactttctgtacggtatatttaatcataaaacaatttctcagtatttataattactcagtgtgaaacttgagcctgtttagatgaactggcaggaatcttcttcaacagctctcagtctctctccgtttttatttttaaaggcagctaggcttgaaaagctgagaattatcagacaggcaaTGTCTAACCACATCGGAGCTGACATCTCGcgaacaatggctttgcaggcaggtagtattaatgtccctGCCACAGCGTGGGACTTTTTGAAGATAGCAACGGGTTCAGCaaaaaggtaactggctttaagggctttctcatttacctttgtagtttttctaaaaaataaaaaaagttgcctgtctttctgtgttttcacgaaactaaacaaaatagtccatcgacttgttttgaagcgacgggtgtttcgtttggagatggtgTTTGAACTttcttggcaccatggcgctgctCATGTcacattcaagaactgctcggatttctcgcCATCAGCCACTTTGCTATCCTCGATAATTAGTTGGggacacagggggaggattcaCAGTCGTCACatttggataaaatggaaaggacactttcgtgtatatcgacacttgacgagtctaatcaaatgatgtacagtagacgtgctggggtccacattgtcacgGACAGcaagtggctgatggctagaaatccgagcagtgttttaacgcgacacgagcaatacctcagtcatctgcacacgaccgaaaATGTTCTACCTACTCTTTCCTTCCTACTGTAACTCCGCCCAacatcataaaaataaaataaataaataaataaatacattttttgaaaaacagatatgacacctAACGATCTCtcccggcacactagtgtgccgtggcACACCGATTGAAAAACTCTGCTCtacataaatatacatatagtgaGTGGTACCACTACTCACGAACATCTCTACAAACTGAGTTTTCAGGTCGTAACCTGAAACACACATCAACAGGGAAAAATATTGCTTAttgttacaaaagaaatttcagaATACAAGaggcaaaaaatacagtacagtactctAAACAATACATATGTACTTCCTGCTTTTAAATGTCGCGCCATAAGGTCCTGCTGCCCTATTGGTCATAATCTTTCCCATCTTGCTTCAGTAACGCGATTCCGCTTTACTATGGGCCTTAGACATGTGCTGCTATGAGATtcggacagtatgataaccataagcaaaatatcacggttttgcggtattgcaattacagctctaaaatgtgttattttaagATGTCTGGGTtaaagaaaaaactttttttccattgaacaggatttttttttttttaaacaacattagcaaattggagcaTAAGTGTAACGAAATAttcttaataaaattaaaataaatgcagtccttcaggtgagcctaaaccctcaTCCACAGATTAACATTTtaatcatcagaacaaaaataagtgaatTATTGTTCAATTTTCGTCTTTGTTTTACCATCCCTAAACACACTAaacattagaggtgggaatctttgggcatctaactattcgattacgattcagagggtccCATTCGATTATAACCcccccgcttttaatgttttaatgatTGATACAttggttccaaaattgttcaaaaatcctctcaggctaaaccaaactactattttaccaTCAAGTTAAcacttaaaaacagtaaataaaatactcaagtccccattctgtatcagcagcttaaaaccacattcaattaatgttgtgaatcagccgttaaagttgttaaaattgctcctctcattccataatttcccttctgt from Corythoichthys intestinalis isolate RoL2023-P3 chromosome 21, ASM3026506v1, whole genome shotgun sequence includes:
- the ldb3b gene encoding LIM domain-binding protein 3b isoform X2, which translates into the protein MSTYTVTLNGPAPWGFRLQGGKDFNMPLTISRITPGSKASGGSLAQGDIITAIDGLSTDGLTHLEAQNKIKLATTRLVLSMQKSRRPAPVPTATPRMDSPMPVIPHQKVIANTPANVEYTPSFNPIALKDSALSTHKPIEVRGPGGKATIVHAQYNTPISMYSQDAIMDAIAGQSQAKGHEGAVLPMKDPVVDCASPVYQAVIRPSDNALDLSEWARRAANLQSKSFRMLAHITGTEYMQDPDEEALQKSREKFESEMKGPRFAKLRKWHHGLSAQILNVQQ
- the ldb3b gene encoding LIM domain-binding protein 3b isoform X1; protein product: MSTYTVTLNGPAPWGFRLQGGKDFNMPLTISRITPGSKASGGSLAQGDIITAIDGLSTDGLTHLEAQNKIKLATTRLVLSMQKSRRPAPVPTATPRMDSPMPVIPHQKVIANTPANVEYTPSFNPIALKDSALSTHKPIEVRGPGGKATIVHAQYNTPISMYSQDAIMDAIAGQSQAKGHEGEEAGSPLAAVLPMKDPVVDCASPVYQAVIRPSDNALDLSEWARRAANLQSKSFRMLAHITGTEYMQDPDEEALQKSREKFESEMKGPRFAKLRKWHHGLSAQILNVQQ